GAACCGAGGGGGTGACCAAACTCCTGATTGATCCCGAGACGGAACGAATTCTCGGCGTCGGCATCTGTGGCAGTGGCGCGGGGGAGCTGATCGCCGAAGGTGTCGTGGCCATTGAAATGGGAGCACTGGCGTCGGACCTCAAGCTCTGCATCCATCCCCATCCGACGCTGTCGGAGACGCTCATGGAATCGGCGGAGGTATTCTTCGGCACGAGCACTCACGTCTATCGCCCTCGTCGGGAGTGAGGCCGGGCAGGCGGCAGAATGCCCTCGCTTCGTGTCCGGCCTTTCGCCAGAAACAGCAAACAGCATAAGAGGACAGGTCCGCGTATGGCATAGCGTGAGACGGGGACGCCTATACCTCTCTCGATTCCCCTTTTTGCTTTGTCTCCGTGCGGGAAACAATCTCCTGGGCGAGGGCGAGTGCTTCTTTTGCTATCGTCAGGGCACTCTCGGCGCGCTCCCTGGTGTAAATCTCCCAGGGCGATGTGAGCGTCAGTTCATCGCCATAGTCAGTCAGGATGTGCTCTCGAAATCCGAGTCGGGAAGTGCAAAGGGCCAGTTGCTCTACATTGAGCGACGTTTCCTCGTCGAGCTTGTGTTCTTGGATCAGGTCAATGAGATGATCCCCGAGGTCGTGGGTCTTGACGATCGGTCGGAACAGGGCGATCACGGCTTTCGCCGCATTCTCGACAGCCGGTTGAGCGCTGCTTGCGGAGGCGCGCCAGAGGGAGTTCCGGGCCAGTTGCTCTGCTTCTTCAACGTACCCCCGCGCCAGAGCGAGGCGATACTGAGATTCTTTCAATGAGTTCACCGCCAGTTGACCTCCCAGATGCCTCGCGGTGGCGTCACCCAATCCCAGATCCACTCGCCGTTTAATCGTCGCCGTTTCAAGCCGACACGTTGAGTGATCTCGCGGACCTCTTGCAGCTTTGCACTCAGGTATCCCTGAGGATCAAAAAGAATGATGGCATCACTGGCAATGTCCAGATAGACCGGGAGCAAATCGGACTCGAACTCTTTCGGTGCCTTCGCCAACAACGACACCTTCGTCGCCAGCCGGAGCGGGAGCATCGCCTTCAAATAGGTTTGTCGGTCAAGCGGATGCTCCGGCAAGCGATCGGCCAGGACAAACAAATCCCAATCGCTGCCTGGCCTTTCGTCGCCTCGTGCTCGCGACC
The window above is part of the Blastocatellia bacterium genome. Proteins encoded here:
- a CDS encoding dihydrolipoyl dehydrogenase (E3 component of pyruvate and 2-oxoglutarate dehydrogenase complex; catalyzes the oxidation of dihydrolipoamide to lipoamide), with amino-acid sequence IAGHRVAFEPLAIPAVVFTDPEIAWCGLTETQAKEQGRPVKVARFPWGASGRAMTLGRTEGVTKLLIDPETERILGVGICGSGAGELIAEGVVAIEMGALASDLKLCIHPHPTLSETLMESAEVFFGTSTHVYRPRRE
- a CDS encoding HEPN domain-containing protein, translating into MNSLKESQYRLALARGYVEEAEQLARNSLWRASASSAQPAVENAAKAVIALFRPIVKTHDLGDHLIDLIQEHKLDEETSLNVEQLALCTSRLGFREHILTDYGDELTLTSPWEIYTRERAESALTIAKEALALAQEIVSRTETKQKGESREV
- a CDS encoding nucleotidyltransferase domain-containing protein, which codes for MTILNRAMGIAEQAVDALKAGLGENLVAVALFGSRARGDERPGSDWDLFVLADRLPEHPLDRQTYLKAMLPLRLATKVSLLAKAPKEFESDLLPVYLDIASDAIILFDPQGYLSAKLQEVREITQRVGLKRRRLNGEWIWDWVTPPRGIWEVNWR